The nucleotide sequence TGCAGCATCAAGAAGGGCCAGAAGGTCATCGTCGTCGGCAAGCTGAAATTGCGCAGCTGGGAGAAAGACGGCCGCACCCATCATCAGGCCGACATCGACGCAGACGCCGTGGGCCACGACCTCCGATGGGGGACCGCCAACTACCTTCGCAACTCCAACCCGCAGTCCGCCGATGAATTCGGGCCGGCGAATAGCGGAAATCCCTTCTCAGGGGTGGGCGGGGACGGGCCCGACGATGACCGCGAGGAGGGAGAGGAGCGGGATGAGGACGCGGCCGGCATCTTCCTGGACGACAACGGCGACGAACTGCAGCTCGATCCCGACACGGGCGAACTTAGCGGAGCTGCTGCCTGAACGCCGGAGGCGTGCGGCACCGCACCCCCTGGCGGTGCCGCATGGCAGAATGGCTGCGTGATTCAAGCGACGAGACTTCCGGGGAACAATGCACTCCGCAGCAACGCCAGTGATACCCGGGGACACGCTCGCCGTGGTGCCGGCCGGCTTGCAGTCTCGGTTGTACTGCTGTCGGCGCTCGCCGCCTGCACGGCACCCGCGGATCAGGCGGCGGTAAGCCAGCCGGCCCCCACGCAGGCGGAAGGACAGGCAGCGGGGGGAGAGGCAGCCCCAGTCCCGGCACAATCGTCGGCATCCGCGTCCGCCCCCAAGGCCTCCGCGTCGGAGGCAGCAACCGCGGCCCTGGAGCGGACCATGGCGGAGGTCCTCGGAAACGTTGTCAAAGCCAATGCGAAACCGGCCACGGCGGACATCACCTCTGCGCTCACGGCGGCAGGTGTTCCGGCAAAAAACCTGGAGGTGTCGGCGGGACGTACCCCCACAGGCCTTGAGGTGGATTCCATGGAAGCGGCGGCAGTCCAGGGGAAGGAATGCGTGGTGGGGCAGATCCGGGAAGGGAAGGTGACGGTGACCGTGCTGC is from Arthrobacter sp. QXT-31 and encodes:
- a CDS encoding single-stranded DNA-binding protein; this translates as MTDTITLRGFVATEIKSSTTPGGVPTASFRLGCPERRFDKAAGAWVESNMSWFTVQGYRQLAGNMGCSIKKGQKVIVVGKLKLRSWEKDGRTHHQADIDADAVGHDLRWGTANYLRNSNPQSADEFGPANSGNPFSGVGGDGPDDDREEGEERDEDAAGIFLDDNGDELQLDPDTGELSGAAA
- a CDS encoding DUF6993 domain-containing protein, which gives rise to MIQATRLPGNNALRSNASDTRGHARRGAGRLAVSVVLLSALAACTAPADQAAVSQPAPTQAEGQAAGGEAAPVPAQSSASASAPKASASEAATAALERTMAEVLGNVVKANAKPATADITSALTAAGVPAKNLEVSAGRTPTGLEVDSMEAAAVQGKECVVGQIREGKVTVTVLPALSNGKCFVGAPA